One genomic region from Epinephelus fuscoguttatus linkage group LG8, E.fuscoguttatus.final_Chr_v1 encodes:
- the LOC125893767 gene encoding nonsense-mediated mRNA decay factor SMG9-like — MQSLQIAAFLFTVCHVVIVVQDWFTDLNLYRFLQTAEMLKPSTPSASHDSTGSSGNDDGAEYYPHIVFLQNKIRRDDFCPRNLKNMHMVVDKLMTHSHLKYKGTLSMLDCNIFPGLGQDYLSTEVNMFLLPMQENDGDDNLTKAGSGTYPLFSLLPGYRGHPAFSTMVSKLRSQILAMPRCQLSHTILTEKNWFHYAARIEKKSSALSEYSRLLC; from the exons ATGCAG TCACTTCAGATCGCCGCCTTCCTGTTTACAGTGTGCCATGTAGTCATTGTGGTTCAAGACTGGTTTACTGACTTAAACCTTTACAG GTTTCTTCAGACTGCTGAGATGCTGAAACCCTCCACTCCATCTGCAAGCCATGACAGCACTGGCTCCTCAGGCAATGACGATGGAGCGGAGTACTATCCTCATATAG TGTTCCTCCAGAATAAGATCAGACGGGATGATTTTTGCCCAAGGAATCTGAAGAACATGCACATGGTGGTGGACAAATTAATGACTCACTCTCATCTCAAATACAAAG GTACACTGTCCATGCTGGACTGCAATATCTTCCCTGGCTTGGGGCAGGACTACCTGTCAACTGAAGTCAACATGTTCCTCCTTCCTATGCAGGAGAATGACGGGGACGATAATCTGACCAAAGCAG GCTCAGGAACATACCCGCTCTTCTCCCTGCTCCCGGGATACAGAGGGCATCCTGCCTTCTCCACCATGGTTTCAAAACTCCGCAGCCAAATACTGGCCATGCCCCGCTGTCAGCTGTCGCACACCATCCTCACCGAGAAGAACTG GTTTCACTACGCAGCCCGTATCGAGAAAAAGTCTTCGGCTCTTTCCGAATACAGCCGCCTGCTCTGCTAA